One window from the genome of Pseudomonas sp. L5B5 encodes:
- a CDS encoding alpha/beta fold hydrolase — translation MRARFLSSCFLLAGLLLGQFSFAAGRCDVNVATQRVDLPQVSLAYQSIGRASDPALLLVMGLGGQLIHWPDEVVVALCQQGFRVIRYDNRDVGLSTWRQAPASANLTFEVLRYKLGLPVAAPYTLTDMADDALGLMDALHVEQFHVLGASMGGMIAQHLAAMAPQRVESLTLVMTSSGAEGLPAPNAALVQLLSRRNAPNREAALEQQADLLAALGSPRVRDDRQVLLHQAAVAYDRAFNPEGVKRQIMAILAEPSRVVMLKQLRVPTLVVHGTADPLLPVMHGVHLAAQIQGSQLKLIPGLAHRFQEAFKAPLLGAVLPYLQSHREDTSHWVQIEPLETGRVL, via the coding sequence ATGCGGGCAAGATTTCTATCAAGTTGCTTCTTGCTGGCCGGGCTATTGCTCGGCCAGTTTTCTTTTGCGGCCGGGCGCTGCGATGTCAACGTGGCGACCCAGCGGGTCGACCTGCCACAGGTGAGCCTGGCCTACCAGAGCATCGGTCGCGCCTCGGACCCGGCACTGCTGCTGGTCATGGGCCTGGGCGGGCAGTTGATCCACTGGCCGGACGAAGTGGTGGTCGCCCTGTGTCAGCAGGGGTTCCGGGTCATTCGTTATGACAACCGCGACGTTGGCCTGTCCACCTGGCGCCAGGCTCCGGCCAGCGCCAACCTGACGTTCGAGGTGCTGCGTTACAAGCTCGGCCTGCCGGTCGCCGCGCCCTATACCTTGACCGACATGGCCGATGACGCCTTGGGGCTGATGGATGCCCTGCATGTGGAGCAGTTCCATGTACTGGGGGCGAGCATGGGCGGGATGATCGCCCAGCACCTGGCGGCGATGGCTCCGCAGCGGGTCGAGAGCCTGACCCTGGTCATGACCAGTTCGGGCGCCGAAGGCCTGCCGGCCCCCAACGCTGCGCTGGTGCAACTGCTGTCGCGGCGCAATGCGCCCAACCGTGAGGCGGCCCTGGAGCAGCAGGCGGACCTGCTGGCGGCCCTGGGCAGCCCAAGGGTGAGGGACGATCGCCAAGTGCTGTTGCACCAGGCAGCAGTGGCCTATGACCGGGCATTCAATCCCGAAGGGGTCAAGCGCCAGATCATGGCGATCCTCGCCGAGCCGAGCCGGGTGGTCATGCTCAAGCAGTTGCGGGTACCGACCCTGGTGGTCCATGGCACCGCCGACCCATTGTTGCCGGTGATGCACGGGGTGCACCTGGCGGCGCAGATCCAGGGCAGCCAGCTGAAGCTGATCCCGGGGCTGGCCCACCGTTTCCAGGAGGCGTTCAAGGCTCCTCTGTTGGGAGCGGTGCTGCCATACCTGCAAAGCCATCGCGAAGATACTTCGCACTGGGTGCAGATCGAGCCGCTGGAGACGGGCAGGGTGCTCTGA
- a CDS encoding GNAT family N-acetyltransferase, whose protein sequence is MQIQRLVPDDVEQYRALMLEAYDRHPQAFTSSVREREKLPLAWWAARLDGELDVLLGAFCQGRLQGIVGLAFDLREKARHKATLFGLYVTAGQRNGGLGQRLVQSLLAEAEEYEGLRLVQLTVTAGNDAALSLYRRCGFVQYGLEPLAVRVGDDYFDKIHMWYALPTQA, encoded by the coding sequence CTGCAGATCCAGCGCCTGGTCCCCGACGATGTCGAGCAGTACCGGGCGTTGATGCTCGAAGCCTACGACCGCCATCCCCAGGCGTTTACCTCCAGTGTCCGCGAGCGGGAAAAACTGCCCCTCGCGTGGTGGGCGGCGCGCCTGGACGGCGAACTGGATGTATTGCTGGGCGCGTTCTGCCAAGGACGCTTGCAGGGCATTGTCGGCCTGGCCTTCGACCTTCGCGAGAAAGCCCGGCACAAGGCGACACTCTTCGGCCTTTACGTCACCGCCGGACAGCGCAATGGCGGCCTGGGCCAGCGCCTGGTGCAGAGCCTGCTGGCCGAGGCCGAGGAGTACGAGGGATTGCGCCTGGTGCAGTTGACGGTAACCGCGGGCAACGACGCCGCGTTGTCCCTGTACCGGCGCTGCGGTTTCGTCCAGTACGGCCTCGAGCCCCTGGCGGTGCGGGTAGGGGACGATTACTTCGACAAGATCCACATGTGGTACGCACTGCCGACGCAAGCCTGA
- a CDS encoding sigma-54-dependent transcriptional regulator: MTHNLLVVDDEPKLCDLLSSALGQNGIQVFTAGNGLHALKVLEQEDIDLVISDWRMPGMDGPQLLAEIKQRYPQLPVIVMTAYSTVKNAVQSMRNGAYDYIAKPFDIDELDITVSKALQFRDILKDNQRMRAELEEHQQIDSLVGDSPAFRRVLQAVDSVRESNATILLTGESGTGKEMVARAIHKHGNRAGKPFVAVNCAAIPEGLLESEMFGHRKGAFTGAVADRVGRFQQADKGTLFLDEVGDMPLALQAKILRALQERVIEPVGDPRERKVDVRVIAATNKDLLEAVANKEFREDLYYRLNVFPIPLPALRERVEDIAPLARHFAHSLGVTAGKRITGFSSQALQAMANYTWPGNIRELQNCVERATIVATGQTIEENDLPGYLFDSRPQGAEGSASISVGPQVPSDLDAALAEVEKAYILAALHQSNGVQAAAAQMIGISERSFWYRLKKLGIQVDKIVR; this comes from the coding sequence ATGACGCATAACCTGTTGGTGGTCGATGATGAACCCAAGCTCTGTGATCTGTTGTCCTCGGCCCTGGGCCAGAACGGCATCCAGGTGTTCACCGCCGGCAACGGCCTGCATGCGCTCAAGGTGCTGGAACAGGAAGACATCGACCTGGTGATCAGCGACTGGCGCATGCCCGGCATGGACGGCCCGCAACTGCTGGCGGAAATCAAGCAACGCTATCCGCAGTTGCCGGTGATCGTGATGACCGCCTACAGCACCGTGAAGAACGCTGTGCAGTCCATGCGCAACGGTGCCTACGACTACATCGCCAAGCCTTTCGACATCGACGAGCTGGACATCACCGTCAGCAAGGCCCTGCAGTTTCGCGACATCCTCAAGGACAACCAGCGCATGCGCGCCGAGCTTGAGGAGCACCAGCAGATCGACAGCCTGGTGGGCGACAGCCCGGCGTTCCGCCGGGTGTTGCAGGCAGTGGATTCGGTACGCGAAAGCAATGCCACCATCCTGCTCACCGGGGAAAGCGGCACCGGCAAGGAAATGGTCGCCCGGGCCATCCACAAGCACGGCAACCGGGCCGGCAAGCCCTTCGTCGCGGTCAACTGCGCAGCCATCCCCGAAGGTTTGCTGGAAAGCGAGATGTTCGGCCATCGCAAGGGCGCCTTCACCGGCGCCGTGGCCGACCGGGTCGGGCGCTTCCAGCAGGCAGACAAGGGCACGCTGTTCCTCGACGAAGTGGGCGACATGCCCCTGGCCCTGCAAGCCAAGATCCTGCGCGCCCTGCAAGAGCGGGTGATCGAGCCGGTGGGCGACCCCCGGGAACGCAAGGTCGATGTACGGGTGATTGCCGCGACCAACAAGGACCTGCTCGAAGCGGTGGCCAACAAGGAGTTTCGCGAGGACCTGTACTACCGCCTCAACGTGTTTCCCATTCCCCTGCCCGCCCTGCGCGAGCGGGTCGAGGACATCGCCCCGCTGGCCCGGCACTTCGCCCACAGCCTGGGAGTCACCGCCGGCAAGCGCATCACCGGTTTCAGCTCCCAGGCCCTGCAGGCCATGGCCAACTACACCTGGCCAGGCAATATCCGCGAACTGCAGAACTGCGTGGAACGAGCCACCATCGTCGCCACCGGCCAGACCATCGAGGAAAACGACCTGCCAGGCTATCTGTTCGACAGCCGGCCCCAGGGAGCCGAGGGCAGTGCCAGCATCAGCGTCGGGCCGCAAGTGCCCAGCGACCTGGACGCTGCCCTGGCCGAGGTGGAGAAAGCCTACATCCTGGCGGCCCTGCACCAGAGCAATGGCGTCCAGGCAGCCGCTGCCCAGATGATCGGCATCTCCGAACGCAGCTTCTGGTACCGCCTGAAGAAACTCGGGATCCAGGTGGACAAGATCGTCCGCTGA
- a CDS encoding nuclear transport factor 2 family protein translates to MTAFSSPETVVEEQLQAYNRKDLDAWLATYARDARQYEHPATLLARGHDEIRARAQLRFQEPNLHARLLQRSVMGNVVVDHELISRTFADGPGTLETVAIYEVQDGKIKCASFITGQKTLD, encoded by the coding sequence ATGACAGCGTTTTCCAGCCCCGAGACCGTGGTCGAGGAGCAACTGCAAGCCTACAACCGCAAGGACCTGGACGCCTGGCTGGCGACCTATGCCAGGGATGCCCGGCAATACGAGCATCCGGCCACCTTGTTGGCCCGTGGCCATGATGAGATTCGCGCCCGCGCGCAATTGCGCTTCCAGGAGCCCAATCTGCATGCCCGGCTGCTGCAGCGCTCGGTGATGGGCAATGTGGTGGTGGATCATGAACTGATCAGCCGGACTTTCGCCGACGGCCCAGGAACCCTGGAAACCGTGGCCATTTATGAGGTGCAGGACGGCAAGATAAAATGCGCTTCATTCATCACCGGCCAGAAGACCCTCGATTGA
- the metR gene encoding transcriptional regulator MetR — MLEIRHLKTLHALREADSLVEAAERLHLTQSALSHQFKELEERLGMPLFVRKTKPVRFTSAGLRLLQLADATLPLLRGAERDLARLAGGTAGRLHMAIECHSCFQWLMPTIDQFRDAWPEVELDLASGFSFAPLPALARGDLDLVVTSDPVDLAGITYVPLFTYEAMLAVANQHPLASRPYVVPEDLRSETLITYPVERDRLDIFTRFLEPADIEPAQVRTSELTVMMMQLVASGRGVCGMPHWALHEYSSRGYVKAKRLGEKGLFATLYAAIRADMLDAPYMRDFLLTAKDTSFSTLDGVSAVR; from the coding sequence GTGCTCGAAATCCGTCACCTGAAGACCCTGCATGCCCTGCGCGAAGCCGACAGCCTGGTTGAAGCCGCCGAGCGCCTGCACCTCACCCAATCCGCCTTGTCCCACCAGTTCAAGGAGCTGGAAGAGCGCCTGGGCATGCCCTTGTTCGTGCGCAAGACCAAACCCGTACGTTTCACCAGTGCCGGCCTGCGCCTCCTGCAACTGGCGGACGCGACCCTGCCGCTGCTGCGCGGCGCCGAGCGCGATCTGGCGCGGCTGGCCGGCGGCACTGCGGGACGTCTGCACATGGCCATCGAATGCCACAGCTGCTTCCAGTGGCTGATGCCCACCATCGACCAGTTCCGCGATGCCTGGCCGGAAGTGGAACTGGACCTGGCTTCGGGTTTCTCCTTTGCCCCGCTGCCGGCCCTGGCCCGTGGCGACCTGGACCTGGTGGTGACCTCAGACCCGGTAGACCTGGCCGGGATCACCTACGTGCCGTTGTTCACCTACGAAGCCATGCTGGCAGTGGCCAACCAGCACCCGCTGGCCAGCAGGCCCTACGTGGTGCCCGAAGACCTGCGCAGCGAAACCCTGATCACCTATCCGGTGGAACGCGATCGCCTGGACATCTTCACCCGCTTCCTGGAACCGGCGGACATCGAACCGGCGCAGGTGCGGACCTCGGAGCTGACCGTGATGATGATGCAACTGGTGGCCAGCGGCCGTGGTGTGTGCGGCATGCCCCATTGGGCCCTGCATGAATACAGTTCGCGCGGTTATGTGAAGGCCAAGCGGCTGGGGGAAAAGGGCCTGTTCGCCACCCTGTACGCGGCGATTCGCGCCGACATGCTGGACGCGCCCTACATGCGTGACTTCCTGCTGACCGCCAAGGACACTTCGTTCTCGACCCTCGACGGGGTCAGCGCAGTACGTTGA
- a CDS encoding LysE family translocator, producing the protein MIPLHEYLIFAAASLLMVLTPGPNMIYLISRSICQGRKAGVTSLLGVVAGFFVHLMAAALGLTAVFMAVPMAYEVLKWAGALYLLWLAWQALKPGARSPFEAQQLPADSPRKLMTMGFLTSALNPKIAMFYLSIFPQFIHPEYGSVFSQSIILGLTQITVSFSVNLLIALFAAGIASWFASNPTWLSVQRYFMGFVLAGLAVRLMFEQRRAN; encoded by the coding sequence ATGATTCCACTGCACGAGTATCTGATCTTTGCTGCCGCTTCCCTGTTGATGGTACTGACCCCGGGGCCGAACATGATCTACCTGATCTCCCGTTCGATCTGCCAGGGGCGCAAGGCCGGCGTGACTTCGCTGCTGGGCGTGGTGGCGGGGTTCTTCGTGCACCTGATGGCTGCGGCCCTGGGGCTGACCGCTGTTTTCATGGCGGTGCCCATGGCTTATGAAGTCCTCAAGTGGGCAGGTGCCCTGTACCTGCTGTGGCTGGCCTGGCAGGCGCTCAAGCCTGGTGCCCGGTCGCCTTTCGAAGCTCAGCAACTGCCGGCGGATTCGCCGCGCAAGCTGATGACCATGGGTTTTTTGACCAGCGCCCTGAACCCCAAGATCGCGATGTTCTACCTGTCGATCTTTCCGCAGTTCATCCATCCCGAGTACGGTTCGGTGTTCTCCCAGAGCATCATCCTGGGCCTGACCCAGATCACCGTCAGCTTCTCGGTGAACCTGCTGATTGCCCTGTTCGCCGCTGGCATCGCCTCCTGGTTCGCCAGCAATCCGACCTGGCTTTCGGTGCAGCGCTATTTCATGGGTTTTGTGCTGGCCGGGTTGGCGGTGCGCCTGATGTTCGAACAACGTCGTGCCAACTGA